One Setaria italica strain Yugu1 chromosome II, Setaria_italica_v2.0, whole genome shotgun sequence DNA segment encodes these proteins:
- the LOC101765749 gene encoding G-type lectin S-receptor-like serine/threonine-protein kinase B120 encodes MGGGGGVFRFSSMASSSPRLLVLLLAWLCCAAAQAQTTTDTLRQGASLSGSATLVSLPDRVFEVGFFPPDPKQPSRLYLGVWYRGITPRTVVWVANRAAPAVSGAPSLALTDAGELQVLDGAAAVNGTAAPRLLWSSNTSRAAPRGGYYATIQDSGSLQVRSDDGPLWDSFWHPTDTILSGMQIAVQAPGPPGRAGNERMLFTSWASETDPAPGRYALGLDPNGSGQAYIWRDGNDIYWRSGQWTGVNFIGIPWRPLYLSGWTLSNDRDLGLHYTYTATNTSLQRFVVLPNGTDICYMVKKSSQEWETVWLQPSNACEYYAACGPNAKCTVGQDGKAQCTCLKGFQPKLWDQWNAGNWTEGCTRNPLLGCQVNQSGDGFLPMGNIKWPDFSYWMSTVADEKGCKSSCLNNCSCGAYVYTTTTGCLVWGDKLIDIHELQTGSYTLNLKLPASELRVHHAVWHIAMIISAVVLVVLVACLVLWWWRGRNIKDAVHRSWRSRHSSTWSQQNSSMLDISQSIRFDDDVEDGKSHELKVYSLDRMKAATCNFSDSNKLGEGGFGPVYMGTLPGGEEVAVKRLCRNSGQGLEEFKNEVILIAKLQHRNLVRLLGCCIQREEKILVYEYMPNKSLDAFLFNPEKQELLDWSKRFDIIEGIARGLLYLHRDSRLRVVHRDLKASNILLDADMNPKISDFGMARIFGGDQNQFNTNRVVGTFGYMSPEYAMEGIFSVKSDVYSFGVLILEIITGKRAVSFHYHQDSLNIAGYAWRQWNEDKAAELIDPLIRASCSLRQVLRCVHIALLCVQDHADERPDIPTVIIMLSSDSSLPNPRPPTLMLRGREIESTKSSENEQSHSIGTVSMTQLHGR; translated from the exons AtggggggcggaggaggagtgtTCCGTTTCTCCTCcatggcctcctcctctcctcggcTCCTCGTCCTGCTGCTCGCGTGGCTTTgctgcgcggcggcgcaggcgcagaCGACGACGGACACGCTGCGGCAGGGGGCGTCGCTGTCGGGGTCGGCGACGCTGGTGTCCTTGCCGGATAGGGTGTTCGAGGTGGGCTTCTTCCCGCCGGACCCCAAGCAGCCCTCCCGCCTCTACCTCGGCGTCTGGTACCGCGGCATCACGCCGCGGACCGTCGTCTGGGTCgccaaccgcgccgcgccggccgtctCGGGGGCGCCGTCGCTCGCGCTCACGGACGCCGGCGAGCTCCAGGTCCtcgacggggcggcggcggtgaacgGGACGGCCGCGCCGCGGCTGCTCTGGTCCTCCAAcacctcgcgcgccgcgccgcgcgggggATACTACGCCACCATCCAGGACTCCGGCAGCCTCCAGGTGCGCAGCGACGACGGGCCGCTGTGGGACAGCTTCTGGCACCCGACGGACACCATCCTGTCCGGGATGCAGATCGCCGTGCAGGCGCCGGGGCCGCCCGGGAGGGCCGGCAATGAGCGGATGCTGTTCACGTCGTGGGCCAGCGAGACGGACCCCGCGCCGGGGCGCTACGCGCTCGGCCTCGACCCGAACGGCTCCGGCCAGGCATACATCTGGAGAGACGGCAATGACATCTACTGGAG ATCAGGACAATGGACTGGGGTGAACTTTATTGGCATTCCATGGAGGCCACTCTATCTGAGTGGGTGGACACTGTCAAATGATCGAGACTTAGGCCTACACTACACATACACTGCAACAAACACATCTTTACAGAGGTTTGTTGTTCTGCCAAATGGCACAGACATCTGCTATATGGTTAAAAAGTCGTCACAAGAGTGGGAGACTGTCTGGTTACAACCATCAAACGCGTGCGAATACTATGCTGCTTGTGGTCCAAATGCTAAATGTACCGTGGGGCAAGATGGCAAGGCTCAATGCACCTGCCTGAAAG GTTTTCAACCGAAGTTGTGGGACCAGTGGAATGCAGGAAATTGGACTGAAGGTTGCACGAGGAACCCACTTCTCGGTTGCCAGGTCAACCAATCTGGAGATGGATTTCTTCCTATGGGAAACATAAAATGGCCTGATTTCTCATATTGGATGTCTACGGTGGCGGATGAGAAAGGGTGCAAAAGTTCCTGCCTGAACAACTGCTCATGTGGTGCCTATGTTTACACAACTACAACAGGGTGTCTAGTCTGGGGTGACAAACTAATTGACATCCATGAGTTGCAGACTGGGTCATATACCCTAAACCTGAAGCTTCCTGCTTCTGAGTTAC GGGTACATCACGCAGTTTGGCACATAGCCATGATAATATCTGCCGTGGTTCTTGTTGTTTTGGTAGCTTGCCTTGTTCTGTGGTGGTGGCGTGGCAGAAATATTAAAG ATGCAGTGCACAGAAGTTGGAGGTCAAGGCATTCATCTACCTGGTCCCAGCAGAATAGTTCAATGCTGGATATCTCACAGTCCATTCgttttgatgatgatgtggaggatgGAAAAAGCCATGAACTCAAAGTATATTCCCTGGACCGCATGAAAGCTGCTACATGTAATTTTAGTGACTCCAACAAGCTTGGAGAAGGAGGATTTGGTCCTGTCTATATG GGAACATTACCTGGGGGAGAAGAAGTAGCTGTGAAGAGGCTCTGTAGGAATTCAGGTCAAGGCCTTGAAGAATTCAAGAATGAGGTCATACTTATTGCAAAGTTGCAGCACCGTAATCTTGTAAGACTACTAGGATGCTGCATACAGAGAGAAGAGAAGATCCTGGTGTACGAGTACATGCCTAACAAAAGTCTAGATGCATTCCTGTTCA ATCCTGAAAAGCAAGAGCTTCTAGATTGGAGTAAACGGTTTGATATAATTGAAGGCATTGCTAGAGGGCTTCTATATCTCCACCGGGACTCAAGGCTACGTGTTGTTCACCGTGATCTCAAAGCCAGCAACATCCTCCTGGATGCAGATATGAACCCCAAGATATCAGATTTTGGGATGGCAAGGATATTTGGCGGGGACCAAAACCAATTCAATACGAACCGTGTCGTCGGCACATT TGGCTACATGTCTCCTGAATACGCGATGGAAGGCATTTTCTCAGTGAAGTCCGACGTCTACAGCTTCGGAGTCCTGATCTTGGAGATCATCACAGGAAAGAGGGCTGTGAGCTTCCACTATCATCAGGACTCCTTGAATATCGCAGGATAC GCATGGCGACAATGGAACGAAGACAAGGCTGCGGAGCTGATCGATCCACTGATAAGAGCATCGTGCTCACTTCGGCAAGTCTTGAGATGCGTCCACATTGCGCTGCTATGCGTGCAAGATCACGCCGATGAGCGTCCCGACATCCCTACTGTAATTATCATGTTGAGCAGTGACTCGAGCCTCCCGAACCCAAGGCCGCCCACCCTGATGCTCCGTGGCCGTGAGATTGAGTCGACCAAGTCAAGCGAAAACGAACAGAGCCACTCCATTGGCACTGTGTCAATGACACAGCTGCATGGAAGATAG
- the LOC101766575 gene encoding universal stress protein PHOS34, protein MQAPATPSTVDLPLSAPPPPVKAPTPRPPPPASLQPGSPGVFFTAAAAALPSGSSHRRIAIAVDLSDESAYAVRWAVANYLRPGDAVVLLHVRPTSVLYGADWGAVDVSLPNPSAGAADDDGDSEAAARRMEDDYDAFTASKADDLARPLKDAGIPYKIHIVKDHDMKERLCLEVERLGLSAVIMGSKGFGAARRTSKGRLGSVSDYCVHHCVCPVVVVRFPDDGLAEDGEAGGLSSVVGAEDVLHPVPEEDAEYHDATEEQHKDT, encoded by the exons ATGCAGGCCCCGGCCACCCCCTCCACCGTCGACCTGCCgctgtcggcgccgccgccgccggtgaaggCGCCGACcccgcgcccgcccccgccggcctcgcTCCAGCCCGGATCCCCGGGGGTCTTcttcaccgccgcggcggccgccctgCCCTCGGGATCCTCCCACCGCCGCATCGCCATCGCCGTCGACCTCTCGGACGAGTCCGCCTACGCCGTGCGCTGGGCCGTCGCCAACTACCTCCGCCCCGGGGACGCCGTCGTCCTGCTGCACGTGCGCCCCACCTCCGTCCTCTACGGCGCCGACTGGGGCGCCGTCGACGTCTCCCTCCCCAACCctagcgccggcgccgccgacgacgacggcgactccgaggccgccgcgcgccggatGGAGGACGACTACGACGCCTTCACGGCCTCCAAGGCCGACGACCTCGCCAGGCCGCTCAAGGACGCCGGCATCCCCTACAAGATCCACATCGTCAAGGACCACGACATGAAGGAGCGCCTCTGCCTCGAGGTCGAGAGGCTCGGCCTCAGTGCCGTCATCATGGGGAGCAAGGGCTTCGGTGCCGCGCGGAGGACCAGCAAGGGCAGGCTCGGGAGCGTCAGCGATTACTGCGTCCACCACTGTGTCTGCCCTGTCGTGGTGGTGCGCTTCCCTGATGACGGTTTGGCGGAGGATGGGGAGGCCGGGGGCCTGTCGTCAGTGGTGGGTGCGGAGGATGTGCTGCACCCTGTGCCTGAGGAGGACGCCGAGTACCATGATGCTACTGAGGAGCAGCACAAGG ATACTTGA
- the LOC101766169 gene encoding probable mixed-linked glucan synthase 9: MPSPAAGDDAGLTDPLLANGGGTGRWAGASGKDNRKYWVPADEEETVAAGEERGGEDSRPLLYRTFKVKGIILHPYRLINLARLIVITQFFIWRVRHPDSDTMVLWWVTVVGDFWFGVSWLLNQASKLNPIRRVPDLALLNQRFDPPGGGGGGSSSSSQLPAVDVFINTVDPVDEPVLCTMNSVLSILATDYPVDRHATYFSDDGGSLVHYEALLETARFAALWAPFCRKHRVEPRAPESYFAAKAEDAPYAGDAPREFVGDRRHLRREYEEFKARVDALFTVIPRRSEAYGRDSAKGATPTYMADGTYWPGTWIEPAENHKKGQHAAIVQVVLNHPGDEPQLGVPASSGSPLDLSGVDVRLPMLVYIAREKRPGHDHQKKAGAMNVQLRVSALLSNAPFIINFDGDHYINNSAAFRAAMCFMLDPRHGENTAFVQFPQRFDDVDPTDRYCNHNRVFFDATSLGLNGIQGPSYVGTGCMFRRAALYGVDPPRWQTDGSKLPDNPCRQFGSSMPFINSIPLATHQERPVAAAPPAPLDGRLEAEVAGVATCAYEDGTGWGDGVGWVYNIATEDVVTGFRIHRKGWRSMYCAMEPDAFRGTAPINLTERLYQILRWSGGSLDMFFSRNCPLLAGRRLHPMQRVAYTNMTAYPISAAFIFAYDLLPLMWLSGCGEFYIQKPFATYAAYLFAGIAMMEVSGVVEITWAGLTLLDWIRNEQFYMIGATGVYPAAVLHSLLRLVGLRGLPFKLTSKPPGGGGARERFAELYDVQWAPLLVPTVVVIAVNVAAIGAAVGRAAAGGWTLAQLAGAAGGLLFNAWVLLLLYPFALGIMGRWSKRPYLLFVLLVVALAAIASAYVAVLAVLAPGSVSPFWLGLWSSVGGISSLQRAGGGFS; the protein is encoded by the exons atgccgtcgccggcggccggtgaCGATGCCGGCCTCACCGACCCGCTGCtggccaacggcggcggcacggggcgTTGGGCCGGCGCCAGCGGCAAGGACAACCGGAAGTACTGGGTGCCCGCTGACGaggaggagacggtggccgcCGGGGAAgaacgcggcggcgaggacagCCGGCCGCTGCTGTACCGGACCTTCAAGGTCAAGGGCATTATCCTGCATCCTTACAG GTTAATAAACCTGGCCAGATTGATTGTCATCACCCAGTTTTTCATCTGGCGCGTGAGGCACCCCGACTCGGACACCATGGTCCTCTGGTGGGTCACGGTGGTCGGCGACTTCTGGTTCGGCGTCAGCTGGCTCCTGAACCAGGCCTCCAAGCTCAACCCTATCCGGCGCGTCCCCGACCTCGCGCTCCTCAACCAACGCTTCGATCctcccggcggtggcggcggcggcagctccagctccagccaGCTCCCCGCCGTCGACGTGTTCATCAACACCGTGGACCCCGTGGACGAGCCCGTGCTCTGCACCATGAACTCCGTCCTGTCCATCCTCGCCACAGACTACCCGGTCGACCGTCACGCGACGTACTTCTCCGACGACGGCGGGTCGCTGGTCCACTACGAGGCGCTGCTCGAGACCGCCAGGTTCGCCGCGCTGTGGGCGCCCTTCTGCCGGAAGCACCGCGTCGAGCCGAGGGCGCCCGAGAGCTACTTCGCGGCGAAGGCGGAGGACGCGCCGTACGCCGGCGACGCGCCGCGGGAGTTCGTCGGCGACCGCCGGCACCTGCGGCGGGAGTACGAGGAGTTCAAGGCGCGCGTAGATGCGCTGTTCACCGTCATACCCCGGAGGTCGGAGGCGTACGGGCGTGACAGCGCCAAAGGTGCGACGCCGACGTACATGGCGGATGGAACGTATTGGCCTGGCACGTGGATTGAACCGGCTGAAAACCACAAGAAGGGACAGCACGCCGCCATTGTTCAG GTTGTGCTGAACCATCCAGGCGACGAGCCCCAGCTCGGCGTGCCGGCGAGCTCCGGCAGCCCTCTGGATTTGAGCGGCGTCGACGTGCGGCTCCCGATGCTGGTGTACATCGCGCGGGAGAAGAGGCCGGGGCACGACCACCAGAAGAAGGCCGGCGCCATGAACGTGCAGCTGCGCGTGTCGGCCCTGCTCTCCAACGCGCCCTTCATCATCAACTTCGACGGCGACCACTACATCAACAACTCGGCGGCGTTCCGCGCCGCCATGTGCTTCATGCTCGACCCGCGCCACGGCGAGAACACGGCCTTCGTCCAGTTCCCCCAGCGCTTCGACGACGTGGACCCCACGGACCGGTACTGCAACCACAACCGCGTCTTCTTCGACGCCACCTCCCTCGGCCTCAACGGCATCCAGGGCCCTTCCTACGTCGGCACCGGCTGCATgttccgccgcgccgcgctctaCGGCGTCGACCCGCCCCGGTGGCAGACCGACGGCTCCAAGCTCCCGGACAACCCTTGCAGGCAGTTCGGCAGCTCCATGCCGTTCATCAACTCCATCCCACTGGCCACGCACCAGGAacggcccgtcgccgccgcgccgccggcaccgctcGACGGGCGGCTCGAGGCGGAGGTCGCCGGCGTCGCGACCTGCGCGTACGAGGACGGGACAGGGTGGGGCGACGGCGTCGGGTGGGTGTACAACATCGCGACGGAGGACGTGGTCACCGGGTTCCGGATCCACCGCAAGGGGTGGCGCTCCATGTACTGCGCCATGGAGCCCGACGCGTTCCGGGGCACGGCGCCGATCAACCTCACGGAGCGGCTCTACCAGATCCTGCGCTGGTCGGGGGGATCCCTGGACATGTTCTTCTCCCGCAACTGCCCgctcctcgccggccggcggctccaTCCGATGCAGCGCGTCGCCTACACCAACATGACGGCTTACCCGATCTCGGCGGCCTTCATCTTCGCCTACGACCTCCTCCCTTTGATGTGGCTCTCCGGCTGCGGCGAGTTCTACATCCAGAAGCCGTTCGCGACCTACGCGGCATACCTGTTCGCTGGCATCGCCATGATGGAGGTGAGCGGCGTGGTGGAGATCACGTGGGCGGGGCTCACGCTGCTGGACTGGATCCGCAACGAGCAGTTCTACATGATCGGCGCCACGGGCGTGtacccggcggcggtgctgcacAGCCTGCTCCGGCTCGTCGGCCTCAGGGGCCTGCCGTTCAAGCTGACGTCGAagccgcccggcggcggcggcgcaagggagAGGTTCGCGGAGCTGTACGACGTGCAGTGGGCGCCGCTGCTGGTGCCGACCGTGGTGGTGATCGCGGTGAACGTCGCCGCCATCGGCGCGGCGGTCGGgagggcggccgccggcgggtggACGCTcgcgcagctcgccggcgccgcgggcgggcTGCTGTTCAACGCgtgggtgctgctgctgctgtaccCGTTCGCGCTCGGGATCATGGGGCGGTGGAGCAAGCGGCCGTACCTGCTCTTCGTCCTGCTCGTGGTCGCGCTCGCCGCCATCGCGTCGGCGTATGTCGCGGTGCTCGCCGTGCTCGCTCCCGGTTCCGTGTCGCCGTTCTGGTTGGGACTTTGGTCCAGCGTCGGCGGCATATCATCTCTCCAGAGAGCTGGAGGCGGATTTAGCTGA